The uncultured Dysgonomonas sp. genome contains the following window.
AGAACTACGGTGATTATAACCAATATTGATTTATTTAAAAGTTTCATATCTTATCAATTTAAGGTCTCTGACCTATTTATTACTTTTGTATCTGCAACAGGAATAGCCGGTTATGGTTAAACAATGTTGCATTAAATACTTCCTTTTACCTAAAATGTAACATTAAGTCCGAAGCCCATCAATTTCGTTATAGGGTATCTTGTCGGATTTGTTTTCTCCGGATCCTGATGTTCCAGATTCAGCTTATCCCAGAGAAATAAATTTTGTCCTGTCACATAAATCCTAAGATTGTTTATTCCCACTTTTTTTAATGATCCTTTTGGAAGTGTATAGCCAAATTCAAGGTTCTTAAGGCGGATAAACGACCTGTTCTGTAAAAAGAATTCATTCGGTACATGGTTTGCATTCGGTGTTGTACTCAGAGTAGGATAAGTAATCTTCTCTCCATTATTGAAACGTTCCTGTGTCCATGCATTTTTATGATAGGTATAATAAGAACCCTCGCCATCATATTCATAAATACCAAGACCATCCCAAATAGTAGAGTATTTTCCTATACCGGAAAAGAAAACAGATAAGTCGAATCCTTTATAACTTAGATTAATTCCTAAGCCGTAAGTAAGTCCCGGAATACTGGAGTCACCTATTGGTGCATAATCCTTATCATCTATATTATTATCTCCATTCATATCTATATATTTCAAATCGCCCGGACGGGGAGATGCTCCAACATTATACGACAAACCACTATTGTCTATCTCATCCTGAGATGTCCAAAATCCCTTTCCCGGAGAATCCCAATCTACCTTAAGCCCCCATGACTGCCCGATAGGGTAGCCGGTTTGCCTGTATTTGTAGGCATAAGCTTCGCCCAATCCAGCTTCGTCTATAAAGGTTATCGTATTCTTGTTTGTAGCAATATTCCCTTGCAACCTGATACGGAAATCCGGGGTTATTTGCTTATTATAAGTCAGCTCCAGCTCCAGGCCTTTATTCTTTATTACACCCATATTCACTTTAGGTAATACACCTAATGGCAAGCCTTGAAATATAGGAACAGTGCCTCTGGTTATTAGTATCTTGTCTCTTTTCTCATGGAAATAATCAAAAGATCCATTCAAATCTTTAAATAATTGAAAATCCATACCAATATTAAATTTATCCGCGACCTCCCATTGTAGTTTAGAATTACCGAGCAATACCATATTTACTTTCTGCCCAAGTCCCAATCCTTCTATATTCGTTTCCCGGCCTCCTAGTATAATATTATCCTGATATAGGAAACGCGAGCCTCCCAGTTTGTCATTTCCTACCCGTCCATATGACCCCCTGAACTTCAGATATGTCAAGTATTTTTCATCGCTTAAGAAACTTTCGTTTGTAACAACCCATCCGGCTGAAAATGCAGGAAATGTGCCATAGCGGTTTGATGGGGCAAACTGTTCCGAACCATTGTATCCTATATTGAATTCGGCAAAATAGCGGCTTTTATAATTATATGTTGCACGGGCAGCAAACCCCAAAACATTATATGGTATCTCAGCACCTTCACTTTCCCAATAGTCTCGTTGGACATTGAATAAACCTCCTACGCTGTGATCTCCAAAGCGCCTGTTATAATTTATAGAAGCCTGAGCATTGATCTGATATCTGGTCGACTTCCATCTGGACAATGCCATGGCTCTTTCATAGGAGTCTTTTTTAGAGAACATAATACGATCGTTCTCATAATCAGCTACTGCTGTATATTGGATTTCGTCAACTTGGCCCAACAATGAATTTGTAGGATATGAGTCAAAGGAGACCATTCCTTTTGCAACCAACCCCTTGGTTATTATTTCACTCAGATCCATTTCCAGTTCAAATGAGGTATTCAGATTTGTGCGTGTGTAGACATAATATCCTTTCCTGTTTATATCTGCAAATCCAGACCGATCTCCTACCGATGGATGAATAACGGCATCGCCGGGCACATCAGGGTTAACACCACTAATTGTAGTAGGTCCCATCATCGTAGGATTGAGCCGGAATGTTTCTTGCATCATACCTCGCAATAAAGTTTCGGTATTGGGATATGGATAAAAATTAGGAGAGTTTTGTTTTTCTATATAGGTTCCTATATTAAATCGGGCTTTCAACCAACTCGACATTTTGTAATCCATATTTGCCCTGAAACTCCATCTATCAAGTTTCAATGACGGGTCGTATCCCAATTTCGACTTGGGCTCTGTATTAAAATGCCCTCCCTGTTTAAGATACCCGATATTAATAAAATACAGCACGTTATCTGTACCTCCCTGTGCATTTGCATTTATACGTGTTTCCGGAGCCGTATCTTTAAAATATTCGCCATAATAATAATGATTCGGATACAGATAATTCCGATAAGCAGCCTGTTGTGCATAGTCAGGATCATTAGAGTCTAGTCCGAACAAGGGGTTTTCAAACTTCGCTCTTATCTCGGGAGAAAAGGCTGCAGGCTGTCCATCGTTGGTTAATGCCTCGTTTCTCATATCTATATATTCCAAATTGGATATTCGTGCAGGCTTACGAGTAAATGAGGTATATACCTGTGAAGCAGAGACTGACAATTGGGCTTTGCCAGCCACACCCCTTTTCGTAGTGACAATGATCACTCCATTAGCCCCTCTCACTCCAAATACAGCTGTTGCGGAAGCATCTTTCAAAACACTCACGCTTTCAACTTCGGTTACATCAAGGGTACGAAGATCGCGTGGAACTCCGTCAACTAAGATTAATGGGGATGAACCGTTGACTGTAGCTGCCCCACGCAGATAAATCTCAGCATCATCCAGACCAGGCATTCCGCCTCCCGATTGGGTAGAACTTAAACCTGTGATACGCCCCTGTAATGCGTTACCAAAGCTTGTTACCGAGCTTTTGGTCAGATCTTCGGAGGTTACAGTAGATATAGCGCCTGTAATAGATACCTTTGTCTGGGTTCCGTAAGCCACCGTAACAACTACATCATCAAGAGACGATATATCTTCTTCTAAGGAAAGTATAATTTCAGTTTTTCCTTCGATACTTATTCTCCGGGTCTTAAAGCCAATATAAGAGAATACGAGTTCAGTGTCGGGCTTACCGGCATAAATAACAAAACGCCCGTCTTCATCAGTAAATGTTCCGTTCTGCGTATTATTTTCCTTAATAGTCACTCCAATCAAGGGTTCTTTCTGCTTATTTGTAACTCTTCCGACAACTTTTGTCTTCGATTGTTGCTCTTCTTCCGAAGCAGCAGACTTTGTTTTTTCTTCTTTTTTTCTGTAGACAGTAATCTGCCTTCCTATAACTGTATAAGACAGTTGCCTATCTTTCATGGCTATTTCTAAGATCTCGAAAATGTTCCCATTTTCGAGATTAACCGAAATTTTTTCAGATAATTCTGGTCTTACATTGTCAACTATAAGAAAAACATAATCGCTCTTGTTTTCTATTTCCGAGAAAAGCCGAGCAAGTGTCACATTCTTTAAGTCGACAGATAACTTCACTTGTTGAGAGTATGAGTCATTTGCATACAATGAAAACACACAAGTGAAAAATAAAAATAGCGTGATTTTCATAATTTTTACAATTCGATCGCAATTTAATTGGGTAATTCGATCAAAGACATTACTTTGTTTCATAAATTTGTAAATGATTTTGGTTTACAATATTCTTTGAATGTGTAAATTAGACTTATAATCGGATGGTACTGGACCTACCGTCCGATTATTTTTTTCATCGTAGTTAGTTTTTCATTATTAGATATTCTTCATAGGCACTTTATTTTATATTATTTATATGAATTATATTCTCATCTCTGCTATACGTAATTGGGACTAATACAGAGATAGCAGTCATTACACTATCTATATTCTGATCTAAAATAAACTTTCCGGTACAAGTTGTTTCGGATAAATCCAATGACCCAATATTGGTGAACTTTATGTTATAATATTTCCCTATTTTATTCAAAATATCAGCTAAAGAAGCATTCTTGAGGTTCAATATTCCATCTTTCCAACTGATATATTCTGAGGCATTTACATGATACTTGTCTATATTCCCCGTTTCCAGAACAATCATATCATTGGGTTTCATCTCTAAGGATTTGTGACCGGGAACATCTACTTTGACAATCCCGTCAACAAGGACAACCGATTTGACAGGCTCGTCGTCATACGCCGAAATATTAAATTTAGTTCCAACCACTTGTACATCAAACTGTGATGTATGCACATAGAAAGGCTTCTTCGGATTTTTTGCAACATCAATATATATTTCGCCCCGTACGCTTATATCTCTTGTCTTCCCTTCAAATGTAGATGGGAATTCCAATTCTGTTCCCGAATTCAGCCAGACTTTGGTTCCGTCTGCCAAAATTATAGAAGAACGCTTTCCGTATGGTACAACAATTTTATTTATAGCTTTAGGCAGTAGGGATATATCATCAATGCTATGTCC
Protein-coding sequences here:
- a CDS encoding TonB-dependent receptor, producing MKITLFLFFTCVFSLYANDSYSQQVKLSVDLKNVTLARLFSEIENKSDYVFLIVDNVRPELSEKISVNLENGNIFEILEIAMKDRQLSYTVIGRQITVYRKKEEKTKSAASEEEQQSKTKVVGRVTNKQKEPLIGVTIKENNTQNGTFTDEDGRFVIYAGKPDTELVFSYIGFKTRRISIEGKTEIILSLEEDISSLDDVVVTVAYGTQTKVSITGAISTVTSEDLTKSSVTSFGNALQGRITGLSSTQSGGGMPGLDDAEIYLRGAATVNGSSPLILVDGVPRDLRTLDVTEVESVSVLKDASATAVFGVRGANGVIIVTTKRGVAGKAQLSVSASQVYTSFTRKPARISNLEYIDMRNEALTNDGQPAAFSPEIRAKFENPLFGLDSNDPDYAQQAAYRNYLYPNHYYYGEYFKDTAPETRINANAQGGTDNVLYFINIGYLKQGGHFNTEPKSKLGYDPSLKLDRWSFRANMDYKMSSWLKARFNIGTYIEKQNSPNFYPYPNTETLLRGMMQETFRLNPTMMGPTTISGVNPDVPGDAVIHPSVGDRSGFADINRKGYYVYTRTNLNTSFELEMDLSEIITKGLVAKGMVSFDSYPTNSLLGQVDEIQYTAVADYENDRIMFSKKDSYERAMALSRWKSTRYQINAQASINYNRRFGDHSVGGLFNVQRDYWESEGAEIPYNVLGFAARATYNYKSRYFAEFNIGYNGSEQFAPSNRYGTFPAFSAGWVVTNESFLSDEKYLTYLKFRGSYGRVGNDKLGGSRFLYQDNIILGGRETNIEGLGLGQKVNMVLLGNSKLQWEVADKFNIGMDFQLFKDLNGSFDYFHEKRDKILITRGTVPIFQGLPLGVLPKVNMGVIKNKGLELELTYNKQITPDFRIRLQGNIATNKNTITFIDEAGLGEAYAYKYRQTGYPIGQSWGLKVDWDSPGKGFWTSQDEIDNSGLSYNVGASPRPGDLKYIDMNGDNNIDDKDYAPIGDSSIPGLTYGLGINLSYKGFDLSVFFSGIGKYSTIWDGLGIYEYDGEGSYYTYHKNAWTQERFNNGEKITYPTLSTTPNANHVPNEFFLQNRSFIRLKNLEFGYTLPKGSLKKVGINNLRIYVTGQNLFLWDKLNLEHQDPEKTNPTRYPITKLMGFGLNVTF
- a CDS encoding FecR family protein gives rise to the protein MTNLNNRKSTYKDFLNDDKFIKWQVLQTEELNHFWDDYKIKKPEDEDALAKAVEVFRSVRFNNYILSDIQSEALLRNIRKDTVLRKHKIKRLQYYAASAACLLILITSSLFIYNKKHNINPIIETSIIGEAQDSKDIQFINASVSRALSEDVEIKLDESGKATILDKDGHSIDDISLLPKAINKIVVPYGKRSSIILADGTKVWLNSGTELEFPSTFEGKTRDISVRGEIYIDVAKNPKKPFYVHTSQFDVQVVGTKFNISAYDDEPVKSVVLVDGIVKVDVPGHKSLEMKPNDMIVLETGNIDKYHVNASEYISWKDGILNLKNASLADILNKIGKYYNIKFTNIGSLDLSETTCTGKFILDQNIDSVMTAISVLVPITYSRDENIIHINNIK